One window of Candidatus Methylocalor cossyra genomic DNA carries:
- the rnhA gene encoding ribonuclease HI yields MNNTVYIYSDGACRGNPGPGGWGVLLKYRDKVLELYGGEPETTNNRMELMAAIRGLQALKRPSKVMITTDSQYVFKGISEWLPNWIRRNWKTSANTPVKNADLWRQLSAAQDGHEVHWNWIRGHTGHPENERADRLANRGIDELLMKTKRTSHAPNRA; encoded by the coding sequence ATGAATAACACCGTTTATATTTATTCCGACGGCGCCTGCCGGGGCAACCCCGGTCCGGGTGGCTGGGGGGTGCTTTTGAAATACCGCGACAAAGTGCTGGAACTTTACGGCGGCGAGCCTGAAACCACCAACAACCGCATGGAACTGATGGCTGCCATCCGCGGCCTACAAGCTCTGAAACGGCCGAGCAAGGTTATGATCACCACGGATTCTCAGTACGTCTTCAAAGGTATTTCCGAGTGGCTTCCCAACTGGATTCGCCGGAATTGGAAGACCTCCGCTAATACCCCAGTGAAAAACGCCGATCTGTGGCGCCAACTGAGCGCCGCGCAAGATGGCCATGAGGTGCATTGGAACTGGATCAGGGGCCACACCGGGCATCCCGAGAATGAACGGGCCGACCGCCTAGCCAATCGTGGCATCGACGAACTACTCATGAAAACCAAACGAACCAGCCATGCGCCAAATCGTGCTTGA
- the dnaQ gene encoding DNA polymerase III subunit epsilon, which yields MRQIVLDTETTGLDPALGHRIIEIGCVEILNRKLTGSRFHVYLNPEREIDSGAVEVHGLTTEFLANKPRFADIAADFLDYIRGSELIIHNAPFDMGFLSAELRLLGGRFGDITDYCTVLDTLLLAKKKHPGQRNSLDALCKRYRIDNSHRDLHGALLDAEILAEVYLAMTGGQTSLVLDSEPEWSASAPVAALSPLTGISRQQRPPLKVIRCDGAELDAHLTRLEEIAKANNGHCLWKG from the coding sequence ATGCGCCAAATCGTGCTTGATACTGAAACCACCGGGTTGGACCCCGCCTTGGGACATAGGATTATTGAGATCGGCTGCGTGGAAATACTCAACCGAAAACTTACCGGTAGCCGCTTCCACGTGTATTTGAATCCCGAGCGGGAAATTGATTCCGGGGCGGTCGAGGTTCATGGCCTGACCACGGAATTCCTCGCGAATAAACCACGCTTCGCGGATATCGCGGCGGATTTTTTAGACTATATCCGAGGCAGCGAGCTGATCATCCATAATGCCCCCTTCGATATGGGATTCCTAAGCGCCGAGCTGCGCCTCCTCGGCGGCCGATTCGGCGATATCACGGATTATTGTACGGTTCTCGATACCCTGCTTTTGGCCAAGAAAAAGCACCCAGGGCAACGCAATAGCCTGGACGCTTTGTGCAAGCGCTATCGCATCGACAACAGTCACCGAGATCTGCACGGCGCGCTCCTGGACGCGGAAATTCTGGCGGAAGTGTATCTCGCGATGACCGGTGGGCAGACTTCCCTGGTTTTGGATTCCGAACCCGAGTGGTCAGCGAGCGCGCCCGTAGCGGCCCTATCCCCCCTGACGGGCATCAGCCGGCAACAACGTCCCCCACTCAAAGTCATCCGCTGCGATGGCGCCGAGCTCGATGCCCACCTCACGCGACTCGAAGAAATCGCCAAAGCCAACAACGGCCATTGCCTTTGGAAAGGATGA
- a CDS encoding MBL fold metallo-hydrolase, whose product MAIELYNDGNHKCVLFNDLVKGEGIQCNQFIIVDQGEGMLLDPGGNLTYKDLIAEMSKFFLPAHTRYIFASHQDPDIVASANGWLLITDAHILISEDWTRFIPHFCSRGMTAGRLMPIPHEGMNLELGSSQLKILPAHYLHTVGNHHIYDPVSKILFSGDVGASLVEAEEAGHPIANFEAHIPHMAGFHAHYMTNNKVCRFWVNMVRQLDVEWIVPQHGASFKGREMVNRFLAWLETLECGTDRVTQAHYQIP is encoded by the coding sequence ATGGCCATCGAACTTTATAATGACGGAAACCATAAGTGCGTGCTCTTCAATGACCTGGTGAAGGGGGAAGGAATCCAGTGCAACCAGTTCATCATCGTCGATCAGGGCGAGGGGATGCTGCTCGATCCGGGCGGGAATCTCACCTACAAGGACTTGATCGCAGAAATGTCCAAGTTTTTTTTGCCGGCCCATACCCGGTACATTTTCGCTTCCCATCAGGATCCGGATATCGTGGCCTCCGCCAATGGCTGGCTGCTGATCACCGATGCCCATATCCTTATTTCTGAAGATTGGACGCGGTTCATCCCGCATTTCTGTTCGCGGGGTATGACGGCGGGTCGGCTCATGCCCATTCCCCACGAGGGTATGAACCTGGAATTGGGCAGCAGTCAGCTGAAAATCCTACCGGCCCATTACCTGCACACGGTGGGTAACCACCATATCTATGATCCGGTGAGCAAGATACTATTTTCCGGAGATGTCGGAGCCTCCCTGGTGGAAGCCGAAGAGGCGGGACATCCGATTGCTAATTTCGAAGCGCATATTCCCCATATGGCCGGATTTCATGCCCATTACATGACCAACAACAAGGTATGTCGGTTCTGGGTGAACATGGTCCGGCAATTGGACGTGGAATGGATCGTGCCCCAGCACGGTGCCTCGTTCAAGGGCAGGGAGATGGTGAATAGATTTCTCGCTTGGCTGGAAACTCTAGAATGCGGCACCGATCGAGTGACGCAAGCCCACTATCAGATCCCCTGA
- a CDS encoding DegQ family serine endoprotease: MSYSKPKHRLLPVFFLSLWSLCQPLAAAWPSAVDGQPLPSLAPMLKRATPAVVNISTRTQIQEAEHPLLRDPFFRHFFGIPNQPRRRESSSLGSGVIVDSRRGYVLTNNHVIDKADEITVTLNDGRRLNGKLVGADPESDIAVVKITPERLTELPIGDSDKLEVGDFVVAIGNPFGLGQTVTSGIVSALGRSGLGIEGYEDFIQTDASINPGNSGGALVNLRGELVGINTAILAPSGGNVGIGFAIPANMATRIMTTLVEHGEVRRGLLGITVQDLSHELAQAFSLPDGQGAVITGVQADSPAARAKLEPGDIVLAINDRKVRNSMDVRNAIGMLQVGDEVRLEVLHKGQPESREATIGAPRLVTAEGVKISPKLSGTLLRNADVAGGGEGVLIEKIHTGSYAFRAGLRPGDVIVMANRKPVRDLTDLERNARGSGQLLLNIQREGDGFFVLLR; this comes from the coding sequence ATGTCCTATTCGAAGCCGAAACATCGTTTGCTTCCCGTCTTCTTCCTCAGCCTATGGAGCCTGTGCCAGCCGCTCGCCGCGGCCTGGCCCAGCGCGGTAGACGGGCAACCCTTGCCCAGCCTCGCGCCCATGCTCAAGAGGGCCACGCCGGCGGTGGTGAATATCTCGACCCGGACTCAGATTCAGGAAGCGGAGCATCCCCTGCTGCGGGACCCGTTTTTTCGCCACTTCTTCGGCATTCCCAATCAGCCCCGCCGCCGGGAGAGTTCCAGCCTTGGCTCCGGGGTGATCGTGGACAGTCGGCGCGGTTATGTGCTCACCAATAACCACGTGATCGACAAGGCCGACGAGATCACCGTCACCTTGAACGACGGCCGCCGGCTCAACGGCAAGCTGGTAGGGGCCGATCCGGAATCGGACATTGCTGTGGTGAAGATCACCCCCGAGCGTCTCACCGAGCTGCCGATTGGGGATTCCGACAAGCTGGAGGTGGGCGATTTCGTGGTGGCCATCGGCAATCCCTTCGGCCTCGGTCAGACCGTTACCTCGGGGATCGTCAGCGCCCTGGGGCGCTCGGGGCTCGGTATCGAGGGGTACGAGGATTTCATCCAGACCGATGCCTCCATCAATCCCGGCAACTCGGGTGGGGCATTGGTGAACCTGCGCGGCGAGCTGGTGGGCATTAACACCGCCATCCTGGCCCCGAGCGGCGGCAATGTCGGCATCGGCTTCGCCATCCCGGCCAACATGGCGACCCGCATCATGACCACCCTGGTGGAGCACGGGGAGGTGCGCCGCGGCCTGCTGGGGATCACGGTCCAGGACTTGAGCCATGAACTGGCCCAGGCGTTCTCCTTGCCGGATGGGCAGGGGGCGGTGATCACCGGGGTTCAGGCCGATTCCCCGGCGGCCCGGGCGAAGCTGGAGCCGGGCGATATCGTGCTTGCCATCAACGACCGCAAGGTCCGCAACAGCATGGATGTGCGCAACGCGATCGGGATGCTGCAGGTGGGGGACGAGGTCCGCCTCGAGGTTCTCCACAAGGGCCAGCCTGAAAGCCGGGAAGCCACGATCGGTGCCCCTCGGCTGGTGACGGCCGAAGGCGTGAAGATCAGCCCGAAGCTGTCCGGTACCCTGCTACGCAACGCAGACGTGGCAGGGGGTGGCGAGGGGGTGCTGATCGAGAAAATCCATACCGGATCCTACGCCTTTCGCGCGGGGCTGCGGCCGGGCGATGTCATCGTCATGGCCAACCGCAAACCGGTGCGCGATTTGACCGACCTGGAGCGGAATGCCCGGGGCAGCGGGCAACTGCTGCTGAACATCCAGCGTGAGGGTGACGGCTTCTTCGTACTGCTGCGCTAG
- a CDS encoding cyclic nucleotide-binding domain-containing protein codes for MPSEVAQSDIQELRRLIPLNGLSERQFEQLCSELRIEEAPKGSLLFRQGEAATEFVYLLSGTVSLQAGGVEMDSIIGGSEAARFALAHQSPRKVSACAKDRVRFVRIAPSLLPPQDDAVSAGEPLDSPPDEPALDWISALLRTPLFHRLPPSNLQALLRRLEEREVKAGEVVCRQDDPADAYYIIQQGQCVLTRRPAPQAKEIRLATLKAYDGFGDDALITGEPHPATVTMASDGKLLRLDRDSFLTLVLDPVVAQIDWEEALETLRRGGQWLDVRLPDAFQQGHPRGARNIPFFSLRMALPSLSRQSRYLLVCDDGKASEAGAFLLLRFGFNAQVLKGGIAALPPEALTQEPGSLAPPGPNPALEEAEAHWVAWEEPPEAPSLPSAEVKPAVRPASEHHPPDSAVERQGDRPPADGTAAYLRQELDSLKNLYQAACAEREAAAREIQSLKTDLARWQDLADQYLGPDGLDEPNDEAAALRSELDMIRRQASDELIALKAQLSETEAENTRLRSEIRSLKAQLALREQAAAADSAAAGAAESRPSTRLAAWVPALLGFLAAGLILAGLLGSKLGRDLLRPLLITSHPRSAGANR; via the coding sequence ATGCCTTCCGAAGTCGCCCAGTCAGACATCCAGGAGTTACGCCGCCTGATCCCCTTGAATGGCCTCTCCGAGCGCCAGTTCGAACAGCTCTGTTCAGAGCTTAGGATCGAGGAAGCGCCGAAGGGTTCGCTGCTCTTTCGCCAGGGCGAGGCCGCCACGGAATTCGTCTATCTGCTGAGCGGCACGGTTTCATTACAGGCCGGCGGGGTCGAAATGGACTCCATCATCGGCGGTTCGGAGGCGGCCCGGTTCGCCTTGGCCCACCAAAGCCCCCGCAAGGTCTCGGCCTGCGCCAAGGACCGGGTGCGGTTCGTGCGCATCGCCCCCAGCCTGCTCCCTCCCCAAGACGACGCAGTCTCGGCCGGCGAACCCCTCGATTCGCCGCCGGACGAGCCAGCGCTGGATTGGATCTCCGCCCTGCTGCGCACACCCTTGTTCCATCGCCTGCCGCCATCCAACTTGCAGGCTTTGCTGCGCCGGCTAGAGGAGCGGGAGGTCAAGGCTGGCGAGGTGGTGTGCCGTCAGGACGACCCCGCCGACGCTTACTACATCATCCAGCAGGGACAGTGCGTACTGACGCGCCGGCCCGCGCCCCAGGCCAAGGAGATCCGCCTCGCCACCCTTAAGGCCTACGACGGCTTCGGCGACGACGCGCTGATCACCGGGGAGCCGCACCCCGCCACGGTCACCATGGCTTCCGATGGAAAGCTGCTGCGGCTGGACAGGGACAGCTTCCTCACCCTGGTCCTCGACCCGGTCGTCGCCCAGATCGATTGGGAGGAAGCCCTCGAGACCCTCCGGCGAGGCGGTCAATGGCTGGACGTGCGGCTGCCGGATGCCTTCCAGCAAGGGCATCCGCGCGGGGCGCGCAACATCCCGTTCTTTTCCCTGCGCATGGCGTTACCGTCGTTGTCCCGCCAGAGCCGCTACCTGCTGGTGTGTGACGACGGCAAGGCCAGCGAGGCCGGGGCGTTTCTGCTCCTGCGCTTCGGTTTCAACGCCCAGGTGCTCAAAGGCGGGATCGCTGCGCTGCCGCCGGAAGCCCTGACCCAGGAACCCGGGTCGCTGGCACCCCCCGGTCCAAACCCGGCGCTGGAAGAGGCGGAAGCGCACTGGGTAGCCTGGGAAGAACCTCCTGAGGCTCCTTCCTTGCCGTCCGCCGAGGTCAAGCCGGCCGTCCGCCCGGCGTCGGAACACCACCCCCCGGACAGCGCCGTGGAACGGCAAGGCGATCGCCCACCCGCGGACGGGACTGCCGCCTACCTGCGGCAGGAGTTGGACAGCTTGAAAAACCTGTATCAGGCGGCCTGCGCCGAGCGGGAGGCGGCCGCGCGGGAAATCCAGAGCCTCAAGACCGACCTGGCCCGCTGGCAGGACCTGGCGGACCAGTACTTAGGCCCGGACGGACTCGACGAACCCAATGACGAAGCCGCCGCCCTCCGCTCCGAGCTGGACATGATCCGCCGGCAGGCCAGCGACGAGTTGATCGCCCTCAAGGCCCAGCTCAGCGAAACCGAGGCGGAGAATACCCGCCTCCGGAGTGAGATCCGCTCGCTCAAGGCCCAGCTGGCCCTGCGGGAACAGGCGGCGGCCGCAGACAGCGCGGCGGCCGGCGCCGCCGAATCGCGCCCTTCCACCCGGCTCGCGGCCTGGGTTCCGGCCTTGCTCGGCTTCCTGGCGGCGGGGCTGATCCTGGCCGGCCTGCTCGGTTCCAAGCTCGGCCGCGACCTGCTCCGGCCCCTGCTGATCACCAGCCACCCGCGCAGCGCGGGCGCGAACCGCTGA
- a CDS encoding class I SAM-dependent rRNA methyltransferase: protein MNSLPRLRLKKGEDRRLRGGHLWVFSNEVETAATPLQGFSPGDPAVVENARGETLGLAYVNPDSLICARLLSRDPDAPLDAEFFARRLRRAAEWRARLYERPFYRLVYGESDHLPGLVIDRFGDVLVVQTNTAGMERLQAPLVAALEAVFAPRAVVLKNTSALRELEGLESYIRVVLGGVETPLEIVENDARFLVDPIEGQKTGWFFDHRANRARLAPLCRGQRVLDLFSYTGAWGVQAALAGAARVECVEISEPALRLAAENARRNGVAGRMAFIREDAFEFLRQARRERRHYDVVVLDPPAFVKRKKDLAAGGEAYRRLNQAAVQVLSYGGILVSASCSFHWSPAALYDLLRATARHLDRQLLIFARGGQAPDHPIHPAIPETEYLKAAFCLVRQAE, encoded by the coding sequence ATGAACTCGCTGCCCCGTTTGCGCCTTAAGAAGGGCGAAGACCGTCGCCTGCGTGGCGGCCATCTTTGGGTATTCAGCAATGAAGTGGAGACCGCCGCGACGCCGCTCCAGGGCTTTTCTCCCGGAGACCCGGCCGTGGTCGAGAACGCCCGCGGGGAGACCCTCGGCCTCGCTTACGTCAACCCCGATTCGCTCATTTGCGCCCGGCTCCTGAGCCGCGATCCCGACGCCCCGTTGGACGCCGAGTTCTTCGCCCGCCGCTTGCGGCGGGCCGCAGAATGGCGTGCACGGCTGTACGAGCGGCCGTTCTACCGGTTGGTGTATGGGGAAAGCGATCACCTGCCCGGTCTGGTGATCGACCGCTTCGGCGACGTACTCGTGGTCCAAACCAATACCGCCGGGATGGAGAGATTGCAAGCCCCTTTGGTGGCGGCCCTGGAGGCGGTGTTCGCGCCCCGGGCCGTGGTGCTGAAGAACACCTCGGCGCTGCGTGAGCTGGAAGGGCTGGAAAGCTATATCCGGGTGGTCCTGGGCGGGGTCGAAACGCCGCTGGAAATTGTCGAGAACGACGCCCGCTTCCTGGTCGATCCCATCGAAGGGCAGAAGACCGGTTGGTTCTTCGATCATCGCGCCAACCGCGCCCGGTTGGCGCCGCTGTGTCGCGGGCAGCGGGTGCTCGACCTTTTTTCGTATACCGGTGCTTGGGGTGTGCAGGCGGCGTTGGCGGGCGCGGCCCGGGTGGAGTGCGTGGAGATTTCCGAACCGGCCCTGCGGTTGGCGGCGGAGAACGCCCGGCGCAACGGGGTGGCGGGGCGCATGGCGTTCATCCGGGAGGATGCCTTCGAGTTCCTCCGCCAGGCCCGCCGGGAGCGGCGGCATTACGACGTGGTAGTGCTCGATCCGCCTGCCTTTGTCAAACGCAAGAAAGACCTGGCTGCGGGCGGCGAGGCCTATCGCCGGCTGAATCAGGCCGCCGTACAGGTTCTAAGTTACGGCGGGATCCTGGTATCGGCCTCCTGTTCCTTCCATTGGTCGCCTGCTGCCCTGTACGATCTGCTGCGGGCGACGGCCCGCCATCTGGACCGGCAGCTTTTGATCTTCGCCCGCGGGGGGCAGGCCCCGGATCACCCGATACACCCGGCGATCCCGGAGACGGAGTACCTCAAGGCGGCATTCTGCCTAGTGCGGCAAGCCGAGTGA
- the hslV gene encoding ATP-dependent protease subunit HslV — METLHGTTILSVRRGDKVVIGGDGQVTLGTTVMKGNARKVRRLYHGQVLAGFAGATADAFTLFERFEGQLEKQRGHLTKAAVELVKDWRTDRMLRRLEALLAIADAKVSLIISGNGDVIEPEQGLIAIGSGGAYAQAAARALLENSELDARAIVEKSLTIAADICIYTNRNLVIEELDLQREPHEPS; from the coding sequence GTGGAAACCTTGCATGGCACCACCATCCTTTCCGTCCGCCGGGGTGACAAAGTGGTCATCGGCGGCGACGGCCAGGTGACCCTCGGCACGACCGTCATGAAGGGCAATGCCCGCAAGGTGCGCCGGCTGTACCACGGCCAGGTGCTGGCAGGGTTCGCCGGCGCCACGGCGGATGCCTTTACCCTGTTCGAGCGGTTCGAAGGTCAGCTGGAAAAGCAACGCGGCCATCTGACTAAGGCCGCCGTGGAACTGGTCAAGGATTGGCGCACCGACCGCATGCTCCGGCGCCTCGAGGCGCTGTTGGCGATCGCCGACGCCAAGGTGTCCCTGATCATTTCCGGCAACGGCGACGTCATCGAGCCGGAACAGGGCCTCATCGCCATCGGCTCGGGCGGAGCCTATGCCCAGGCCGCCGCCCGCGCTCTGTTGGAGAACAGCGAACTCGACGCCCGGGCGATCGTCGAAAAGTCACTGACCATCGCCGCGGACATCTGCATCTACACCAACCGCAACCTGGTGATCGAAGAACTGGACCTGCAACGGGAGCCGCACGAACCATCATGA
- the hslU gene encoding ATP-dependent protease ATPase subunit HslU produces the protein MTPMTPREIVHELDKHIVGQAEAKRAVAIALRNRWRRLQVDAALRDEITPKNILMIGPTGVGKTEIARRLARLANAPFIKVEATKFTEVGYVGRDVESIVRDLVDAAVKMSRQSELNKVQARAEQAAEERVLNALLPGSSGWSGEGTESATRQKLRQKLRSGELDDKEIDIEVSASAIGVEIMAPPGMEEMTSQLQNLFQSLHAGRTRTRKLRIKDALKVLKEEESAKMINEEDIKLRAVEAVEQNGIVFIDEIDKICKRGEYGGPDVSREGVQRDLLPLVEGCTVSTKYGMVRTDHILFIASGAFHLSKPSDLIPEMQGRLPIRVELNALTVEDFVRILTEPDASLTAQYAALLATEGVRLEFTPDGIRRIAQISWEVNERTENIGARRLHTVLERLLENVSFEAPDHAGATVVIDAAYVDAHLGELAKDEDLSRYIL, from the coding sequence ATGACCCCCATGACTCCGCGAGAAATCGTCCACGAGCTGGACAAACACATCGTCGGGCAAGCGGAAGCCAAGCGCGCCGTCGCCATCGCCCTGCGCAACCGCTGGCGGCGGCTGCAGGTAGACGCCGCGCTGCGCGACGAGATCACCCCCAAGAATATCCTGATGATCGGCCCCACCGGGGTGGGCAAGACCGAAATCGCCCGGCGCCTGGCGCGCCTCGCCAATGCGCCGTTCATCAAGGTGGAGGCCACCAAGTTCACCGAGGTGGGCTACGTGGGGCGGGACGTGGAGTCCATCGTGCGCGACCTGGTGGACGCCGCCGTCAAGATGTCCCGCCAAAGCGAACTGAACAAGGTCCAGGCGCGGGCCGAGCAGGCCGCCGAGGAGCGCGTGCTCAACGCCCTGCTGCCCGGTTCCTCCGGCTGGAGCGGCGAAGGCACCGAATCGGCAACCCGGCAGAAGTTGCGCCAAAAGCTGCGCAGCGGCGAATTGGACGACAAGGAGATCGACATCGAGGTCAGCGCCTCGGCGATTGGGGTGGAAATCATGGCGCCGCCCGGCATGGAAGAAATGACCAGCCAGCTCCAGAACCTGTTCCAGAGCCTCCACGCCGGCCGTACCCGCACCCGCAAGCTGCGGATCAAGGATGCCCTCAAGGTGCTCAAGGAGGAAGAATCCGCCAAGATGATCAACGAGGAGGACATCAAACTGCGGGCGGTGGAGGCGGTGGAGCAGAACGGCATCGTGTTCATCGATGAGATCGACAAGATCTGCAAGCGGGGCGAATATGGCGGGCCGGACGTGTCCCGGGAAGGCGTACAACGGGACCTGCTGCCGTTGGTGGAGGGTTGCACGGTGAGCACCAAGTACGGCATGGTCCGCACCGACCACATCCTGTTCATCGCCTCTGGCGCCTTCCACCTGTCCAAGCCGTCGGACCTCATCCCGGAGATGCAGGGGCGGCTCCCCATCCGGGTGGAACTGAACGCCCTGACGGTGGAGGATTTCGTGCGCATCCTAACCGAACCCGATGCGTCCCTGACCGCGCAATACGCCGCCCTCCTAGCCACCGAGGGGGTCCGGCTGGAATTCACCCCCGATGGCATCCGGCGCATCGCCCAGATCAGCTGGGAAGTGAACGAACGCACCGAAAACATCGGCGCGCGGCGCCTGCACACGGTGTTGGAACGGCTGTTGGAAAACGTGTCCTTCGAGGCCCCGGACCATGCCGGGGCCACGGTGGTCATCGATGCCGCCTATGTGGACGCCCACCTCGGCGAATTGGCCAAGGACGAAGACCTGAGCCGCTACATCCTGTAA
- a CDS encoding DUF971 domain-containing protein yields MYAPVPTEITLHRQSKILEIAFDDGRRYRLPCEFLRVYSPSAEVRGHGPGQEVLQFGKENVTITEILPVGSYAIRPVFSDGHDSGIYTWEYLYELGIRQQELWDEYLRKLEQAGQSRQD; encoded by the coding sequence ATGTACGCTCCCGTTCCCACCGAGATCACCCTGCACCGGCAATCCAAGATCCTGGAGATCGCCTTCGACGACGGCCGCCGCTACCGGCTGCCCTGCGAGTTCCTCCGGGTATACTCACCTTCCGCCGAAGTGCGGGGTCATGGCCCCGGCCAGGAGGTCTTGCAGTTCGGCAAGGAGAACGTGACCATCACGGAAATCCTCCCGGTGGGCAGTTACGCCATTCGCCCGGTGTTCAGCGACGGCCACGACAGCGGCATCTACACCTGGGAATACCTGTACGAATTGGGTATAAGGCAGCAGGAGCTGTGGGACGAGTACCTGCGCAAACTGGAACAGGCCGGCCAGTCCCGCCAGGACTGA
- the ubiE gene encoding bifunctional demethylmenaquinone methyltransferase/2-methoxy-6-polyprenyl-1,4-benzoquinol methylase UbiE codes for MTDPTTHFGFRQVPIDEKAKLVRSVFDSVADKYDLMNDLMSFGIHRLWKRIAVELSHVRPGDRVLDLAGGTGDMAQLFRGRVGEQGWVVLSDVNAEMLRRGRDRLIDAGWATGIEYAQIDAERLPFPDHTFDCVCIAFGLRNVTRKEEALQSMLRVLKPGGRAIVLEFSEAQGTLFRKTYDLYSFKLLPLLGKLVAGDEASYRYLAESIRVHPNQQALKGMMMEAGFARCEFFNLTRGVVAIHRGYKV; via the coding sequence ATGACCGACCCCACCACCCATTTCGGCTTCCGCCAAGTCCCCATCGACGAGAAAGCCAAGCTGGTCCGCTCGGTGTTCGATTCCGTTGCGGATAAGTATGACCTGATGAACGACCTGATGTCGTTCGGGATCCACCGGCTGTGGAAACGGATCGCCGTCGAGCTCAGCCATGTGCGCCCCGGCGACCGGGTACTGGACCTGGCCGGCGGTACCGGGGACATGGCCCAGCTGTTCCGGGGGCGGGTCGGTGAGCAGGGCTGGGTGGTTCTTTCCGACGTCAACGCCGAGATGCTGCGCCGCGGCCGCGATCGCTTGATCGATGCGGGCTGGGCAACCGGCATCGAGTATGCCCAGATCGACGCCGAGCGGCTGCCCTTCCCTGACCATACCTTCGACTGTGTGTGCATCGCCTTCGGGCTGCGCAACGTCACCCGCAAGGAGGAGGCGCTCCAGTCCATGCTGCGGGTCCTCAAACCGGGCGGGCGGGCGATCGTTCTGGAATTTTCCGAGGCCCAGGGGACGCTGTTCCGAAAGACCTATGACCTCTATTCCTTCAAGCTGCTGCCCCTGCTCGGCAAGCTGGTGGCGGGGGACGAGGCCAGCTACCGTTATCTCGCGGAATCCATCCGCGTGCACCCCAACCAGCAAGCCCTCAAGGGGATGATGATGGAGGCCGGCTTCGCGCGCTGCGAGTTCTTCAACCTGACGCGCGGCGTCGTCGCCATCCATCGGGGCTACAAGGTCTGA
- a CDS encoding ubiquinone biosynthesis accessory factor UbiJ, which yields MAPTRPLSLLAHLLETALDRYLGPAAGRPQRLMPLAGKRLALRLRPFDWVLYLCPTETAIRVQDQLPDRPDATVSGSLAAFARLGLGEGGRDLGTFALEIEGDLELAHRFLVLFQELDIERAARLGDPVGTGFALLRKGTAWARDGAAGLFTDLGEFWREETRELPSGPEAEAFYRAVDQVRADCDRLAARLERLEATCRTRPQASDPPAPSSLPA from the coding sequence ATGGCCCCGACGCGCCCCCTGAGCCTGTTGGCTCACCTCCTGGAAACCGCCCTGGACCGCTACCTCGGCCCTGCCGCGGGGCGCCCCCAACGGCTCATGCCCCTGGCCGGCAAGCGGCTTGCGCTCCGGCTGCGGCCGTTCGACTGGGTTTTGTACCTATGCCCGACCGAAACCGCGATCCGGGTGCAGGACCAGCTCCCCGACCGTCCGGATGCCACCGTGTCCGGTTCGCTGGCCGCCTTCGCCCGCTTGGGACTGGGCGAAGGAGGGCGGGACCTAGGGACCTTTGCCTTGGAGATCGAGGGGGACCTGGAGCTCGCCCACCGCTTCCTGGTGCTGTTCCAGGAGCTGGACATAGAGCGGGCCGCCCGCCTCGGCGACCCGGTGGGCACAGGTTTTGCCCTGCTGCGCAAGGGGACCGCCTGGGCTAGGGACGGCGCCGCGGGTTTATTCACCGACCTTGGCGAATTCTGGCGGGAAGAGACCCGGGAACTCCCCTCGGGCCCGGAAGCGGAGGCGTTCTATCGCGCGGTGGACCAGGTGCGGGCCGATTGCGACCGCTTGGCGGCGCGCCTGGAACGACTGGAAGCCACCTGCCGCACCCGCCCGCAAGCCTCCGATCCCCCCGCCCCATCCTCCCTTCCCGCGTGA